Genomic DNA from Calditrichota bacterium:
ACGCCCCGCGGAGACGGCTTCTCCTATGTAGCAAGGCGGCGCTGCCGCGCCAGCGGAGGAGTACTGTGGTTGCAACTGAGATGGCGTTGCCCAAAGAGTACCGGAAGGGCTGGTTTGCAGGAGTGAGCCGCACCTTTGTGCTCATTCTGGTCGCTTCCGTGGTTGTCCATTTTGGGCTAATGGTTCTGCTTCTTTCGCGGCCCAAGCAGGAGAAAGAGGAGGTGCCCGCTGCTACTCAGGCGCGCCTCGCCACGCTCATCGTGCGTCATGCGCAGCCGCCAAAGGAGACTCCGTTGCGAGCAAGTGTAACCGTGCCAGCGCCAAGAGAGGCGAGGGAAGCAGCGCCAGGCGGGGCTGATGTGGCCTCGCGGACGCCCAGGAGAGGGACCGCTTCCAGCACGCCTGGGAGCGGGGTGGTTGGTACCGGCGTAGAGGGACCGCTTTCGGCTGGCCATGCGCGGACACGCGACCGACTGGCGGCGGAGGCGTCCTCCACTGGCATCCTGCGAGTTCTCAACGCAGGAAGCGGTGCAGCAGGCGATCAGGCGCGGGAACTCCTCGGCGGGGAGGAGCCGAGCGCCGACATAGGCGCGGTGCTGGGAAGCGTGGGTGGGCTCAAGAGCACAGGGGCGCCTACCCGTGAGCGAGAGGTGCGTGGCACCCGCACCACGGAAACAGGCACCATCGACACCCTGTTGGATGAGCTCGGCACCGCGACCTCTTCTACCGTCGTCAGGGGCGGAAGCC
This window encodes:
- a CDS encoding TonB family protein produces the protein MVATEMALPKEYRKGWFAGVSRTFVLILVASVVVHFGLMVLLLSRPKQEKEEVPAATQARLATLIVRHAQPPKETPLRASVTVPAPREAREAAPGGADVASRTPRRGTASSTPGSGVVGTGVEGPLSAGHARTRDRLAAEASSTGILRVLNAGSGAAGDQARELLGGEEPSADIGAVLGSVGGLKSTGAPTREREVRGTRTTETGTIDTLLDELGTATSSTVVRGGSLVVGPVTPVGREGEVTTLAGRDPDQVSKVVNGHNDAIEYCYQKELKRNPTLKGKLVVRFTINPQGKVSSATIVSSTLNSPELEACILRRIQRWDDFGAVDASLGDATFRQVYTFGF